Sequence from the Ereboglobus luteus genome:
CCATCTCGAAGCGGTGGAAGGTCCCTCCATCCGTCAAATTGAATGGCTCGACGGCCCGCGTATCAAAACATCCGAATCCGCCAATCTGTCCCTCGATTTTAAGATCACGCCCGAGCTCACATTTGCTATTCGCAGTCAATACACCTACAATGAGAATGAATATTTCAATATCTACTACCAGTTGCTTGGCACGAATCGCGACGATGACATGGACGTCAATCTCTGGGCACCTACCCCCGGTCAGCACCCCACTTCCACGCTTACTCGCTGGGTTGTGGATCCCACCGGCCCCGGTGGCACCCAAGCACTGGAATCCGTCCTTACGGAATCGCCCTCTTTCCGCGTCAGCAAGAACGAGAATTATATGATTTCCCCTCGCCTCAATTACAAGAAGGGGCCGCTCGAAATCCAATTGCGCACCGCCTATTCATATTCTCACACTAAATTGAGCGATGGCGACGAAGGACGCTTTAGAGCGGTTCGCAACCGTCTTGGTGGAATTGGCTGGATTGCCGAACGTCCTTCCACTGACTCCCCCGAATGGACCCTTACCCAAACCGCCGGCTCCCTTTGGACCGAACCCCAAAACATAGGTCGTGCGGCCACCTATCTATGGGATACTTGGTATGACGATCCTCATTTTGTCAGAAACACTCAGCTTTCCGGTTATCTCGACGTTACCTACGCCGCCCGCGTTTTCGGCCATCCCGTCACTTTCCGCACGGGCGGGGCGTCCTTGAGAATGTTTACAGACGCCGTTACAGCCGGAAGCGCTACGACTACATCGGCCCCGAGGGACTTCAAATGTCCGCACTCTTTCCGTTTGCTGACAACTACGTTTTCAACATGGATCTCGGAGGCAAGTCCGGTAACGTAAACCAGCAAAACTGGACTGTTGTTGATCAAAATGCGCTTTGGTCTGTTTATGAAGAGCACCCGGAATGGTTTCTGCTGAATGCGACGGACAATGTCCTTCAGAAGCTCGTGGGGCGACGTGATCTGACTGAAAACATCGACGCCCTCTACGCCGAGGCCACCACTCGTGTCGGAAAATTTCAACTCAACTTCGGTATTCGTGGTGAGCGCACCTCGACGGAGGCTAAGTTTACTCGGATGCTTTCCAAGGAGGAAATGGCCCTCGCTGAAAAATATGCCACACCGGAAGAAATTGCCACTGGGAAATTTAACACAGGCACCGTCGAAGGTGTCCGTTTTCAATATAACTATGGCAACCGTGACGTGCGCAAAGAAAATTACGAAAATCTGTTCCTTTCAGGTGGTCTCAAATACGATTTTACCAAAAATCTGAGGTTTCAGCTTTCGTTCTCCCAAGCCATTCTCCGACCCGACTACGGTAATCTTTCTGCCACGGTGAACTATCCGGACTACTATCCCACCAGTCTGTGGATTCCCAATCCCAAGCTCAAACCTGAGAAAACTACCAAATTTTATGCCGGCTTCCAGTGGTATCTCAAGCCCTCCGGTATCTTTGAAATTTCCGCATATCGTCTTGATATCAAGGGATTGCAAATCGGAAATATGCAAATATCCAAGGAGCAGGCGGAAGCCCAACTTGGTTACTCTCTTCAAGATGCCATGAAAGGCCTGTTGGAGGAGTCCGAGGTTGTGATTGACGAGGAAACTTTGGAATCCGACGAGGTTTACAAGTCTATGAGAGACATGGTTTACCGATCCACCATCAATGCCGCGGGCACCCGCACCGTTTACGGTATCACTGTCAGATACGACCAGCAGCTCACATTCCTTCCCGGTCCACTCAAGGGACTTGGTATTTTTGGATCCTTTACCACAGCGTCGTTGAGAAACGCTGAAATCGACGAGGAAAAAATCGGACGCGCCAGCAAATCCGCCAACGGTGGCATCAAATACCGCTACGGACGCTTCAATATACAGCTCCGCGGTTCTTGGACGGACGATGCACTACGGTCCATCACCCGCCCTTATCCCGGACGCAAATGGACGCTAAATGAATATCAATATGTAAAGGCTCGGTTTGTCGTTGATCTTTCAGGTGGTTGGAAACTCAACAAAAACTTAGAGCTCGTCTTTTCCATACGCAATCTCACTCAGGAACCTTATATCCGTTATTCCAACGTCCCTGATCGCATGAATTGGTATAGTGTTCCCGATACCATCTGGAATCTTAGCCTGAGGGGCAAATACTGAGCGAGCCTCCGCCGCGCGGTTTAAGTTTCAAGTTTAACTCCAAATCAGACTACCTTTTATGAACACACACGCTCACGAAGACGCCGTCATTCAAATTGAAAACGGCATCCACTCGCCTCTCCGTCAGTTTGCCGTTCCGGAGAAAACGCAAAATGCCTCTTCGCTTAAGTCCAAGCTCACCGCGTTTGCCGTCTTTCTTTCACTGGCCATCCTTTCACCCTCGATTTTTTCCCAATCAACGGAAACTGTTGGCTCGATCTCCGGAACGCCTCTTGTTCCCGATATTGACGGCACATATTATTATCAGGGATTTGATGCTGCAAACAATCGTTATGTTTATATAGCGCCATTTTCCATCACTGATATAGATACTGGTGTCGTCACCACCACTGGCACCTATTATTATGTGGATACCGCTGGAGTTAGCACCATCGGTGGGGCGGCCGGCTATCCAGTTTCCTCGCCTTACCGCGCCATTGTCTCCAACGGAAAGAACACCAGCACCTTCCAGTTCATCAACTCCCATGCCGGGCTCCATACTGTTGACGACTCGGGAACCAGTTATGCCGTGCGTTCGGGCACATGGTATGCAAACGACACCACGTTTACGCTTAATGGCGACGAGGGTGATGCGGATGGGTCGGGCATTTGGCTTGTCGGTTATACCGGAACCACCATTCACCCAGTCGCTTTTTCCGGCACCAATATCACGGTTGACGCCACCGTGGGCAGCAACAGTTCACGGCAAGCTATTTCCGTCCGCAGCGGCGCGTCGATTTATCTTTACAGCAGCACCATTTCAAAAACCGTCACGGCCAGCGGCGATGGTTCGGAAACCGTTTACATGGTGGCCAATCAGGAGGGAGCGGGCAGTTCCGCGACATTCTATGGCAAGGATCTCACTATCGTTACTTCTGGACAGGCACTCGAGGCATTCAACCAGGGAAATGGCAACACTTCCGTCGAACTCTACGACACCACCATAAGCAGCACCATCGGCGGCGCCAACGCCAACACACAGGTCTTCAATCTCAACGACCAGCAATCCCAAGGAGGCGCTCACTTCTATGGTGAAAATCTCACAATAGAAGTGACCAACACCAGCAACATGGCCATCCGCACCTTCGCTTTTGGTTATGGCGCAAATAGCATCACGCTCAAAGACTCCACTGTCACAACCGGCGGGGGCAAGGGCGCTGTTTTTCGTTGGAAAACTGCCGAAGGCACCGGCGGAAACGCTGGCGGCAATGAAGCGATGGCGGACGGGTTTACCAGCAAGGTTTTTCTGGAAAATACAAATGTGACAGCCAACGGTGATTACGCGCCGATTTTTCAGCAGACCGGACGTCTTGGTTGGGCCGAGGTCACTGGCGGCACTCTCACCACAACTGGCATAGGCTCGCCCATTATTCGCCTCGCCGGAGCCAATGATGCCAGGGATGAATCCAAGTTCACCGGCATTTTTAAGGGTGTCGTCATGGAGGCCCAGAATTCCTCCGCCATTGACTTGGACATGTCAATCAAGGATACGGCCAACTACGGCGAGGATGGAGGAGGTGTTGGCAAGGAAGTCACCACGCTTATTACCAGCACATGGGATCTCATTTTTGTCAGCTCCACTCTTACCGGAACAAGCGCAGCCCGCATGGCAACCGCGGGTGCTATTAACAGTCCCTACTCAACGTGGGTAAATATGAATGTTTTTGACTCCACCATCAATGGTTGCATTGAGATGCTTGCTGGGGGGTCCATTGACGCCATGGCCGAAACCACTGGCGCTAGTCTTGTCGTTCAGGGCACCAATTCTGTTTTCACCGGCGGCTTCTTTATCACCGGCACTGAGGGCGCGCGCAAAGTTCATCTAGCTAGATTCGATCTCACTGACTCCACTTTTACCGGCGATATCACCGCCACCAATCGTGGTGAGTCCGTTTTTAATTTCGTTCGCACTCCGCTCACGGGTGATATTGTTCTTTCCGGCTCCACCAACACTTATCTTGACTTTATAGACTCGTCCATAACCGGTGGCGTCTATATTGAGGGCACGGCAACTCTACGGAATCGTCCCGGGCTCGATCTCCACAACCGTCGCGCGGTTCTCAAAAATTCCGCCATTACCGATGGGTTTACACTCGCGGGCGCCTCCACTGTTGATCTCACGTTTGTCGGCGCGGATTCTGTCGTTTCCGGCGGTATCACCGCCACTGACACAGCCACGGGTGTTTTCCGTTTTGAAGAGAGCTCCTCCTTGAATGGTGGCGTCACCCTTTCCGGCAGTTCCTCGGTTTTCATCGTGCTTTCCAGCGTCGATCAATTCACTGGCGATCTTGTTGTGCGTGATCGCGCGACTCTCGCGCTTTCCACCTTTGCCAATACCCCCATCTATCTCAACCGCGGACTCACACTCGGCGGTATTTGGAGGATTCCCGGAAAAACTACCCTTGAGGGGTCTCTGGATATCACCAGTTCCCTCGGCACCATCTCAATTGCCAATGCGTCCCATGACAGCCTCATCCTTGCAAACGGACTCACAGGTAATGGTCGTCTAGCCATTGAATCTTTCGACAGTGCCACGATAGGTGGATCTGAAATTCGTGTGATTTACGATCAGACAGGGAATTTTGCCCCGGACGCCCTAATTCTTGCGCATCCCGTTGATTACGGTCTCTTCGCCTATGACCTCGAAAACCGTCCGGATGGCGCTTATCTTGTCGGTGGTCTCGATTCAGGTTCCTACGGCGCGGGCGGCGCGGCGGTTTTCAACACCCAAGCACTCGTTGTCGAGGAGTGGTATGCCGCCCTTGCGCCGATCAACTACCGACTCAATCAACTTCGCGAAAACAACAGGGGAGTTCTTACTGGTGAGGACTCCCCATCAAGTGGCGATTCGGGTTCGTTCTGGTTCCAATCCCGCTTCAATTATACCCGTGTTGACCTAGATGGAAGCTCCCGTGACTTCACTTCGCGTGCTGTTGGCCTTACCGCCGGCGGCGATGCTCGTTGGGATTATGACACCAGCACCGTTTCCACAGGCATCTTTGCCGATACTTCTCTTACCGGACGCGATTTTATCGGCACTGGCGATGGACACACTACCAGCGCTGGTGCGGGCGCTTACGTTCATTACCAGCACCGCACGGGAGTCTTTGTTTCTGCCATTGCCCGTTTCGATATTTACGAGCACTCCCTCAACAATAATGATCCCACTAATGATTTGAGCGGGGATTACCATTCCCAGGCTGGTGGTGTCGCCATCGACATTGGCTGGCGTTTCAATCTTGGTGATGACTCCGGCTGGTGGTTTGAGCCCGCATATCAGATCGCCTTGGCCAAATTCCCCAGTGTTTCCTACACCACCAAGTCCAACAGGGAGGACAATAATATCGTTGATATTGATATCGCTGACGCCCGTGCCACCCAAAACCTCTTCCGTTTCGCATTCGGCAGGGCTCTTGGCAAGCGATGGAGCATCCGCGGCCATGTCTTGGCGGCAACAATTGACGCCAGCGGCGGTGAGTTCACTGCCAGAGGCGTTGACAAGGCCGACTTTACAATCGCCGAGGATCGCGCCGAAGTTTCCCTTGGTGTTTCTTGGCTCGTCGGACGCGCCGGACGCCTGAATCTCGATCTTTCCTATACCGAGGCCGATGCCTATGACCGCCCCTGCTCCGTCTACTTCGGCTACAGCCACCGCTGGTAAAAACCGATAATTTCAAAAAATCATTATGAAAACGCCCGATGCCACCCCCACGATGACCACCACACGCCCGTCCCTCTTAAACTTGAAATTTAAACTTCCGTTTATCTGCGCCGCGCTAGTCGCAGCCACGATGCCCGGTCTTCGATCCGCCGATGTTATTTGGACACCCGGTGTCAGCGGTGACTGGACCAGCCCTGTCAACTGGCAAGGAGGAGTCCTTCCAACCGAGGCTGACAGTGTTCTTGCGGACTCCGGGACGATCACTGTGGGCGACAGTGTTATCGTCGGCGTAACAGGAACATCCAAGGCAACCGGCACCACCGCCATTGGGCTTACCGCCGACAAGTCCTCCTCTCTTATCATTACCAGTGGAGGTCATTTGGTTACGGACAACAAGGTTTTTTCGGTTGGCGAGGCAGGCAGTGGTTACCTCGAAATACAGAGCGGCGGCACCCTTCAGACCGGCGGTTATATTTATGGCAATCAAATAGGCAATATCGCCGGCTCCAGCGGCACGGTCGTTATTAAGGACGGTGGCGTGTGGCGCAGCTACGGAGGCATCTATGTGGGCAATAATGGCACAGGGCTTCTTCATGTCGAGGCCGGTGGCACCCTCATCATCGATGGCGGGGCGTCGCTTTATCTTGGCGAGCGCACCGGTGGCAGCGGCACTGCCATCATTGATGGTTACTTCGAGACTGGTAAGAATGCAGCGGGCAATCCTGTATACCAGCCTATTGGAAAAAATAGCACAGATAACAGCGTTTTTATCATCGGAAGCACAGGCACGGCCATTACCGCACAGATGAATATCGGTATGAATGCCGGTGCCGTGGGCACTGCCATAGTCTCCGGTTATTGGCAGGCCAATGGCAACAATGCCATCGGAAACAAGGGCACCGGCACACTCATTGTCGAGGCCGGCGGTTCTATCAATAGTTCATCGGGATGGATGCGCTTCGGAAGTGTCGCCGGCTCCTATGGCACCGGCACTATTGCGGGCTCTGTCACCATTGCCAGCACAATGACCGTTGGCAGCAGTGGCAATGGTGATCTTGTCATCCTCCCCGGCGGTTATGTTAAGGCGGCCACCTTCTATGTAGGCGAAAACGGCGTTGGTTCCGTATACATTGCCGAGGGAGCCACGCTTGTCAACACCGCCAACGGCTGGTTTGGTCGCAATGCCGGCTCATCAGGCACTCTTACTGTTGACGGAAATTGGCTCAAGAGCGCCTCAGGAGACGCCTACAACGTCATTGGAAACGGCGGAGCAACTGCCGCACCTAGCGTCCTCAATGTCGGCGTTACTGGCACTGTCATCAGCAACGATTTGCGTATTGGCGGTAACAACACTGTCGCCATTGTTAACTTGGCGGGTTTTTATTCTGGCACCCGCGCTGGGGCTACCGTCGGTCACGGTTCAAACTCTAACGGGACTCTTCACATCACCACGACAGGCACGCTTCTTGGTCGGACAGTTGGTGTTGTTGCCAACGCGGCCGGTTCGACTGGATCTGCCATAGTAGAAGGTCTCTGGCAGGTTGGCGGCAATTTTACTGTTGGTAATAATGCCACTGCTACAGGCAGTCTTGATATCAAAACCACCGCCAACGTCATCGCCGGCGGCAATTACACACAGAACTCGCTTTCTACGCTTTCGGTTGAACTCGACAGAGGGCGGGCAGCCGATACTGTTGACCCGTCCCTATCCCGGCCACTTCTTTCCGCAAACGGTGCCGCCATGCTTTCCGGGACGCTTTATGTTCATGGTGATGCGGTCGCCGATATCCCTGAATTCAAATACGATGGAAGCGGGTATGCCAAAGCCAGCACCCTCACAGGCATTCCTGTTCTGCGCGCATCTGGTGGTATCACCGGCGATTTTGATACGGTCAAAATTGATGGCATGGTTATCCCCTCAGGGCTCCCTGATTTTATTCGTGGTGGGGGGCTCAAAGTCAACGAAGGTGGTCCGGTGGATACCCGTTACGATATAGGCTACGGGCTCGCTTGGCGGAGTGGCGTTGGGTCAGCACACGGTGAGTTCACTGTGGATGCTGGTAAAACATTTGAGGTGGATCTCCAGCTTTCTGACCGTGAGCTTGTATTCGATAGTGGTTGGGACGGCAAATCGCTCATCAAAAAAGGTGAGGGCACCCTTATCTTCTCTGTCGAGAACGCCTACACTGGCTTAACTAAAATCGAGGCGGGCACCATCATATTTACCGGGCCCAAATCACATATCATGGGTGAACTCGTCAACCATGGTGTCATAGATCTCGGAGGCACCGGACAACGGCTCCTTACCGCTTCATCGCTTGCCGGTTCCGGCACCTACCGCATGACGGTGAACCTCAACAACGGCACCGGAGATCGCATCGCAATCACCGGTGATGCGGCGGGCGCCCATCGTTTCCTAATTACCGGCATAGGGAGTGGAGAGCCGCCCACCGGCGACGAGCCCATGATCACGCTTCTCAGCATCGGCGGTGTGAATGAAATCACCCACGAGTCCGACATTTCGATCAGCGGCACGACATTCCACGGTAGTTTCGACCACGGCGTTTTCAAATACGCTGTCGAAATGCGCGGCAATAATCTTGTCATCGTAAACACCGGCTTGGATCCTGTCGTTTTCGATACCATTCGGGGTGTTCCCGGTGCGCAAAGCCTCCTCTGGTTTGACCAGCAGGACAATCTAGGACGCCGTCTCGGCGAGCTTCGCGCTCCTCGTGACACTGGTTTCGGACTTGATTTTTGGGTCCGTGCCCACGCCGCCAGCACAACGATCGGCGGCGGTGACACGGAAATGCGCAAATCCGACGTGGATGTTTGGGGCGCTGAAATTGGCGGCGACTACACTTGGCGCTTCGACAGTGATCGACTCACCGTTGGTGCCTTCATTGGGTTTAATTCCGCCGATCAAGACTTCCAGTCAGTTCCCTATGCCAATTCGGCCACGGGTGACAGCGATCTGTTCAGCATCGGCGCTTACGCAGCCTGGCTTTCCGATGCCGGCTGGTTTGTGAATTCCTCCCTAACCACGTCCCATTACAAAAATAAATTCGATGCGGTTGACCTCAGTTACAATCACGCCACCGGCGATTACAAGGATCGCGGGTTTGGTGTGACTGTCGAGGGCGGGCGTCGTTTTGACATAACCAAGGGCTGGTTTGTTGAGCCGGCGCTGCAAGGAGCGGTCGTCCGTCTCATCCGCGGCAGCTACACCACCGAAGGCGATTCAAATGCAGGCGGCTTGCGCGTGCATGGTGCCGATGCCACCATCACCCGCATGCGCGGAGTCATGCGCATCGGGCGCGCATGGTCGTTCGGCAACGGACAATGGATGGAGATCGCCGGTCGCGGCGGTGCCGTCCGCGAGCGCAGCACCGGTGGCGAGGTCAACATCGGCGAAGCCAATCGCTGGCGGCCCAATCTCGACGGCGAGCGATTCGAGGCCGGCGTAGGTTTCTATTGGATGCCGTTTGAATCGGGCCAGCTCTACTTCGATTACGAATTTGCTTCCGGTAGCAGCTACCAGAAACCTTGGGGCATTAGTGTCGGATTCCGTCTGTCACTCTAAATACGTTCTTCATCCACTCTTAATACGCAGGCCCTCGCCCTTTTTTTCCCGGAAAGGCCGGGGCCTGCCCCATCAATGCTGTTCCTCCGATATGATGCGAATGTTCGCATCATATCAGCGAAACAACTTGTGCCGCATGGTGCGGTGTCCGTCTTTCCTCTGAATCCCCCTTTCTTTTTGATTGGGGAAAAGTTTTCCTCATGCCGTCAGTTTTTCAGTTTACTGCAATGACATCCCCTGTAAAAAAACTCCACACCTTGATTCTAATTGCCTTTTTGCTGACAACTTCCGTCGCATTCTCCAAGGTGATTATTAAAAATGACTTCGAAAAGGGGGTTCCCCGGGAATACAGCCCCGATAAGAACTTCAAAATTTCGACGGACACCGCTTATGCTCGCTCCGGAAAAGCTTCGTTGCATCTCGCCAAGAATGCCGGAGCCACATCAAATGCCGTTTATTACGATCTCGATGGACGGATGGATTTTGTCGATGCCTGCGAATTTTCCGTTTGGGTCTATACCAAGTCCAAGACAAGGGTCGCCATTTACATTTCGACGGACGATGGTGGCGGCCGTTACAATGTTGCCGAGGCATATGGCACGCTCACGCCCGGCAAATGGTGCCAGATGAAGGGGGTTGTCCACGCGGGTGACTGGCGCAAGCAGGATCAGCAAACGCGCTTTGTCATTCGCAGCTATGGCGAGTGCTGGGTCGACGACGTTTCGCTTGAAACCAGCACGACCGCGACGCCCGCGCAAGCGTGGCCCCGCCTCAAGGCAATGATCCAATCGAGGACAGCCAAGCGCATCTCAACCGTCAAACTTGGCGACACCCTCACTCTCGACGCACGCAACGCCGTCCTCGCTCCCGACACTGCCCGCGTGGAAGTTTCCCTGCCCGACACTGCCTCGACTATCATCCCGGAAGAGGGACTGCTGGTGTTTGCCATTAACGCCACGGAAGATCTTGCGCTTACCGGCTCGCTCCAGCTCGAACCCGACGCTGACCTGCGCCCCGGATTGCGCGTCACTGTGCTTGCCGACGACACTGTTATTGCTGCTCCCGCCGTAAAGGCCAAGGCGTGGAAGGGGACTCAATCCGGCAATCGTCCCGGCCCCGCACCGAACATCAAGGGCGAGCGCCCATCCTCTACCGTCCCCCTTGCGCCCTTCCGTCTAAGCAAGGGGCGCCATTATATCACTGTCGCGGGGCCCCACATCCGCTCCGGGGGCACCTTTGCGAAACTCGAACTGCAGGCCGGCACGCAGCCTGCCGAGAAGCCCCTCTACACCTTCGGACTTCTTTCCGACACGCATCTTGGCAGCGGCCGCCCCGAATGGATTAACCTGAAACTCAACGCCCAGGCTGGCGCCGAGTTGGAGGCTGCGCTCCGCCAGCTCAAGCGCGAAGGCGCTGGCTTTGCAATCATTGCCGGTGATATGACCGATGCCGGGCGCCGCAGCCAATACGATGAGCTTTCCCGTATCGTCAAGCGCGCCAACCTGCCCGTTTACGGCTGCCTCGGCAACCATGACACTTTCCGCGATTCGCGCAAAAAAGACATCGCGGAAACAATACCGAAACTCTTCCCCGATGGTCCCACGAACACCGACTATGCCTTTTCCAAGGCCCCCTGCGCTTCATCGTGCTCGACGGTTCCCACTGGTATGGCAAGGATGCTCCTGTTCAAGGGTTCAGGGGCGGCAAGGCCGACAAAACCACCTATCGCGAGGGCATGATCGATTGGTTGCGCGCCACCCTCGCCACTGATACCGGCACACCCACCATTGTTATTTCCCACTATGAATTCTTTCTCAATCGTGGTGTTTCTCCCGTGAGCGGTTATGATCTCGGCAAAGGCTCCTCGATGGATAAAAAGCTCATGACCACGCTTGCCGCCGCGCCCAATGTTGTCGCCACAATGAACGGTCACATGCATTACAACGCCGTTGGTAATTACCAAGGCATCACCAGCATTCAGACCCCAGCCTTTGTTGAGTGGCCCAACGCCTATCGCGTCTGCCGCGTCTACCCCGACCGCATTGAATGGGAAGTTCGCCAGATGTCCAATCGCGGACTTATCCGCGAGGGGGTGGTAAAAGAAAAAGCGCTCCTGTGGATGCTTTCCACTACCAATGATGACCTTGCCGGCACCGTAAAACTGGCACCGCGCACACCTGTGACGACCGTGATTGACGAGGATTTCGAGGGAAGCACCCTGCCGCGCAGCGTTTTCGGTTATCGCGTGAGCCGTGAGATTGACACAACCCG
This genomic interval carries:
- a CDS encoding autotransporter outer membrane beta-barrel domain-containing protein — encoded protein: MNTHAHEDAVIQIENGIHSPLRQFAVPEKTQNASSLKSKLTAFAVFLSLAILSPSIFSQSTETVGSISGTPLVPDIDGTYYYQGFDAANNRYVYIAPFSITDIDTGVVTTTGTYYYVDTAGVSTIGGAAGYPVSSPYRAIVSNGKNTSTFQFINSHAGLHTVDDSGTSYAVRSGTWYANDTTFTLNGDEGDADGSGIWLVGYTGTTIHPVAFSGTNITVDATVGSNSSRQAISVRSGASIYLYSSTISKTVTASGDGSETVYMVANQEGAGSSATFYGKDLTIVTSGQALEAFNQGNGNTSVELYDTTISSTIGGANANTQVFNLNDQQSQGGAHFYGENLTIEVTNTSNMAIRTFAFGYGANSITLKDSTVTTGGGKGAVFRWKTAEGTGGNAGGNEAMADGFTSKVFLENTNVTANGDYAPIFQQTGRLGWAEVTGGTLTTTGIGSPIIRLAGANDARDESKFTGIFKGVVMEAQNSSAIDLDMSIKDTANYGEDGGGVGKEVTTLITSTWDLIFVSSTLTGTSAARMATAGAINSPYSTWVNMNVFDSTINGCIEMLAGGSIDAMAETTGASLVVQGTNSVFTGGFFITGTEGARKVHLARFDLTDSTFTGDITATNRGESVFNFVRTPLTGDIVLSGSTNTYLDFIDSSITGGVYIEGTATLRNRPGLDLHNRRAVLKNSAITDGFTLAGASTVDLTFVGADSVVSGGITATDTATGVFRFEESSSLNGGVTLSGSSSVFIVLSSVDQFTGDLVVRDRATLALSTFANTPIYLNRGLTLGGIWRIPGKTTLEGSLDITSSLGTISIANASHDSLILANGLTGNGRLAIESFDSATIGGSEIRVIYDQTGNFAPDALILAHPVDYGLFAYDLENRPDGAYLVGGLDSGSYGAGGAAVFNTQALVVEEWYAALAPINYRLNQLRENNRGVLTGEDSPSSGDSGSFWFQSRFNYTRVDLDGSSRDFTSRAVGLTAGGDARWDYDTSTVSTGIFADTSLTGRDFIGTGDGHTTSAGAGAYVHYQHRTGVFVSAIARFDIYEHSLNNNDPTNDLSGDYHSQAGGVAIDIGWRFNLGDDSGWWFEPAYQIALAKFPSVSYTTKSNREDNNIVDIDIADARATQNLFRFAFGRALGKRWSIRGHVLAATIDASGGEFTARGVDKADFTIAEDRAEVSLGVSWLVGRAGRLNLDLSYTEADAYDRPCSVYFGYSHRW
- a CDS encoding autotransporter outer membrane beta-barrel domain-containing protein yields the protein MKTPDATPTMTTTRPSLLNLKFKLPFICAALVAATMPGLRSADVIWTPGVSGDWTSPVNWQGGVLPTEADSVLADSGTITVGDSVIVGVTGTSKATGTTAIGLTADKSSSLIITSGGHLVTDNKVFSVGEAGSGYLEIQSGGTLQTGGYIYGNQIGNIAGSSGTVVIKDGGVWRSYGGIYVGNNGTGLLHVEAGGTLIIDGGASLYLGERTGGSGTAIIDGYFETGKNAAGNPVYQPIGKNSTDNSVFIIGSTGTAITAQMNIGMNAGAVGTAIVSGYWQANGNNAIGNKGTGTLIVEAGGSINSSSGWMRFGSVAGSYGTGTIAGSVTIASTMTVGSSGNGDLVILPGGYVKAATFYVGENGVGSVYIAEGATLVNTANGWFGRNAGSSGTLTVDGNWLKSASGDAYNVIGNGGATAAPSVLNVGVTGTVISNDLRIGGNNTVAIVNLAGFYSGTRAGATVGHGSNSNGTLHITTTGTLLGRTVGVVANAAGSTGSAIVEGLWQVGGNFTVGNNATATGSLDIKTTANVIAGGNYTQNSLSTLSVELDRGRAADTVDPSLSRPLLSANGAAMLSGTLYVHGDAVADIPEFKYDGSGYAKASTLTGIPVLRASGGITGDFDTVKIDGMVIPSGLPDFIRGGGLKVNEGGPVDTRYDIGYGLAWRSGVGSAHGEFTVDAGKTFEVDLQLSDRELVFDSGWDGKSLIKKGEGTLIFSVENAYTGLTKIEAGTIIFTGPKSHIMGELVNHGVIDLGGTGQRLLTASSLAGSGTYRMTVNLNNGTGDRIAITGDAAGAHRFLITGIGSGEPPTGDEPMITLLSIGGVNEITHESDISISGTTFHGSFDHGVFKYAVEMRGNNLVIVNTGLDPVVFDTIRGVPGAQSLLWFDQQDNLGRRLGELRAPRDTGFGLDFWVRAHAASTTIGGGDTEMRKSDVDVWGAEIGGDYTWRFDSDRLTVGAFIGFNSADQDFQSVPYANSATGDSDLFSIGAYAAWLSDAGWFVNSSLTTSHYKNKFDAVDLSYNHATGDYKDRGFGVTVEGGRRFDITKGWFVEPALQGAVVRLIRGSYTTEGDSNAGGLRVHGADATITRMRGVMRIGRAWSFGNGQWMEIAGRGGAVRERSTGGEVNIGEANRWRPNLDGERFEAGVGFYWMPFESGQLYFDYEFASGSSYQKPWGISVGFRLSL
- a CDS encoding metallophosphoesterase encodes the protein MTSPVKKLHTLILIAFLLTTSVAFSKVIIKNDFEKGVPREYSPDKNFKISTDTAYARSGKASLHLAKNAGATSNAVYYDLDGRMDFVDACEFSVWVYTKSKTRVAIYISTDDGGGRYNVAEAYGTLTPGKWCQMKGVVHAGDWRKQDQQTRFVIRSYGECWVDDVSLETSTTATPAQAWPRLKAMIQSRTAKRISTVKLGDTLTLDARNAVLAPDTARVEVSLPDTASTIIPEEGLLVFAINATEDLALTGSLQLEPDADLRPGLRVTVLADDTVIAAPAVKAKAWKGTQSGNRPGPAPNIKGERPSSTVPLAPFRLSKGRHYITVAGPHIRSGGTFAKLELQAGTQPAEKPLYTFGLLSDTHLGSGRPEWINLKLNAQAGAELEAALRQLKREGAGFAIIAGDMTDAGRRSQYDELSRIVKRANLPVYGCLGNHDTFRDSRKKDIAETIPKLFPDGPTNTDYAFSKAPCASSCSTVPTGMARMLLFKGSGAARPTKPPIARA
- a CDS encoding metallophosphoesterase family protein, which produces MLDGSHWYGKDAPVQGFRGGKADKTTYREGMIDWLRATLATDTGTPTIVISHYEFFLNRGVSPVSGYDLGKGSSMDKKLMTTLAAAPNVVATMNGHMHYNAVGNYQGITSIQTPAFVEWPNAYRVCRVYPDRIEWEVRQMSNRGLIREGVVKEKALLWMLSTTNDDLAGTVKLAPRTPVTTVIDEDFEGSTLPRSVFGYRVSREIDTTRAHSGKSSLRVKTTGKDWGTVGFDLDQLMDFSAAGEISLWVYAEPAARVSAYVSAQVIGNKDRHTVARVAGKIEPGKWCQLKAQIPAGYWRMDEKDVRLVVRTHGECWIDSVKMRAVR
- a CDS encoding TonB-dependent receptor domain-containing protein, coding for MSALFPFADNYVFNMDLGGKSGNVNQQNWTVVDQNALWSVYEEHPEWFLLNATDNVLQKLVGRRDLTENIDALYAEATTRVGKFQLNFGIRGERTSTEAKFTRMLSKEEMALAEKYATPEEIATGKFNTGTVEGVRFQYNYGNRDVRKENYENLFLSGGLKYDFTKNLRFQLSFSQAILRPDYGNLSATVNYPDYYPTSLWIPNPKLKPEKTTKFYAGFQWYLKPSGIFEISAYRLDIKGLQIGNMQISKEQAEAQLGYSLQDAMKGLLEESEVVIDEETLESDEVYKSMRDMVYRSTINAAGTRTVYGITVRYDQQLTFLPGPLKGLGIFGSFTTASLRNAEIDEEKIGRASKSANGGIKYRYGRFNIQLRGSWTDDALRSITRPYPGRKWTLNEYQYVKARFVVDLSGGWKLNKNLELVFSIRNLTQEPYIRYSNVPDRMNWYSVPDTIWNLSLRGKY